The Salmo salar chromosome ssa02, Ssal_v3.1, whole genome shotgun sequence genome segment acattagcatgtgacgttcagaactagcatacccaccgaaaacttccggtgaatttactaaattactcacgataaacgttcacaaaaaaacataacaattattttaagaattatagatacagaactcctttatgcaatcgcggtgtccgattttaaaatagcttttcggtgaaagcacattttgcaatattctgagtagatagcccggccatcatggctagctattttgacacccaccaagtttgacactcaccaaactcagatttactataagaaaaattggattacctttgctgttcttcgtcagaatgcactcccaggacttctactttacacccaatgttgttttggttccaaataatccatagttatatccaaatagctgcgttttgttcttgcgttccagacactatccgaagggtgacgcgccggcatgTATCGTGACAaagaatgtcaaaatattccattaccgtacttcgaagcatgtcaaacgctgtttaaaatcaatttttattcgatttttctcgtaaaatagcgataatattccaaccgggagaccttgtttttgttcaaacactgaaaatagaacatggagtcttcacatgcacacgcgtgacagtgtcattgttctcagaacgaccactttccaaaagccctactgtttttcgcccagggactgcagagttatcattccccattctggcgccttctgagaacctatgggaggcttagaaaatgtcacgttacagcagagatcctctattttcgataaagaggctacagaatgccaagaaatggtcagacagggcacttcccatatagaatcttaggttttggcctgccatatgcgttctgttatactcacagacaccattcaaacagttttagaaactttagggtgttttctatccaaatcaaataattatatgcatattctagtttctgggcaggagtaataaccagattaaatcgggtacgttttttatccggccgtgaaaatactgccccctaccctaaacaggataacaaataaaataaaaagataaaCACACACCCACCATCCACACATACTGCGCCTTCTGTTTACTTATTTTTTGTGTTCCAATTAGTTATATGTGAAGATATATACAAAATACTtcttttttttaattgtattGTTACAATCCATAACCGGGCTAGAATTGTGTTTCATTATTTTCGTCATCTATGaggtgacagaagtgagtgctacggggcgatagccatttagttcagttaccttagctttctttggaacaggaacaatggtggccatcttgaaacatgtgggaacagcagactgggatagggattgattatgtccataaacacagcagtcagctggtctgtgcatgctctgatgacatggctagggatgccgtctgggctggcagcatGGTGAGGGtaaacacgtttaaatgttttactcatgtcagccacagagaaggagagcccacagtcaaatcaaatcaaatcaaatgtatttatatagccctcttacatcagctgatatctcaaagtgctgtacagaaacccagcctaaaaccccaaacagcaagcaatgcaggtgtagaagcacggtggctaggaagtaCTCCCTAGTAAGGCCAAAATCGAGGAAGAAGCCTAGAGAGGAAcctggctatgaggggtggccagtcctcttctggctgtgccaagtggagattataacagaacatggccaagatgttcaaatgttcataaatgaccagcattgtcaaataataataatcacagttgtcgagggtgcaccaagtcagcacctcaagagtaaatgtcagttggcttttcatagccgatcattgagagtatctctaccgctcctgctgtctctagagagttgaaaccagcaggtctgggacaggtagcacgtccggtgaacaggtcagggttccatagccgcaagcagaacagttggaagtggagcagcagcacgaccaggtggactggggacagcaaggagtcatcatgtcaggtagtcctgaggcatggtcctagggctcaggtcctccgagagagagagagaaagaaagagagaaagagagaattagagagagcatacttaaattcacacaagacaccggataagacaggagaaatactccagatataacagactgaccctagcccccgacacataaattactgcagcataaatactggaggctgagacaggaggggtcaggagacactgtggccccatccgacgatacccccggacagggccaaacaggaaggatataaccccacccactttgccaaagcacagcccccacaccactagagggataccttcaaacaccaacttaccttacagacaaggccgagtatagcccacaaagatctccgccacggcacaacccatgggggggggggcaactgagacaggaagaccacgtcagtgactcaacccactcaagtgacacacccctcctagggacggcatggaagaacaccaataagccagtgactcagcccctgtaatagggttagaggcagagaatcccagtagagagaggggaaccggccaggctgagacagcaagggtggttcgttgctacagagcctttccgttcaccttcacactcctgggctagactacactcaatcataggacccactgaagagatgagtcttcagtaaagacttaaaggttgaaaccgagtctgcatctctcacatgggtaggcagactattccataaaaatggagctctataggagaaagccctgcctccagctgtttgcttagaaattctagggacaattaggagacctgcgtcttgtgaccgtagcgtacttgtaggtatgtacggcaggaccaaatcggaaagataggtaggagcaagcccatgtaatgctttgtaggttagcagtaaaaccttgaaatcagcccttgccttaacaggaagcccgtgtagggaggctaacactggagtaatatgatcacatttttggtttctagtcaggattctagcagccgtatttagcactaactgaagtttatttagtgctttatccgggtagccggaaagtagagcattgcagtagtccaacctagaagtaacaaaagcatggattaatttttgtgcatcatttgtggacagaaagtttcagatttttgcaatgttacgttgatggaaaaaagctgcccttgaaacattcttgatatgttcttcaaaagagagatcagggtccagagtaatgccgaggtccttcacagttttatttgagatgactgtactaccaacaagattaattgtcagatttaacagaagatctctttgtttcttgggacctagaacaagcatctctgttttgtccgagtttaaaagtagaaagtttgcagccatccacttccttatgtctgaaacacaggcttctagcgagggcaattttggggcttcaccatgtttcattgaaatgtacagctgtgtgtcatccgcatagcagtgaaatttaacattatgttttcgaatgacatccccaagaggtaaaatatatagtgaaaacaatagtggtcctaaaacggaaccttgaggaacaccgaaatttacagttgatttgtcagaggacaaaccattcacagagacaaactgatatctttccgacagataagatctaaaccaggcaagaacttgtccgtgtagaccaatttgggtttccaatctctccaaaagaatgtggtgatcgatgatatcaaaagcagcactaagatctaggagcacgaggacagatgcagagcctcggtctgacatcattaaaaggtcatttaccaccttcacaagtgcagtcccagtgctatgatggggtctaaaaccagactgaagcgtttcatatagattgtttgtcttcaggaaggcagtgagttgctgtgcaacagctttttcaaaaaaatttgagaggaatggaagattcaatataggccgatagttttttatattttctgggtcaaggtttggctttttcaagaggggctttattactgccacttttagtgagtttggtacacatccagtggatagagagccgtttattatgttcaacataggagggccaagcacaggaagcagctctttcagtagtttagttggaatagggtgctgtatgcagcttgaaggtttagaggccatgattattttcatcattttgtcaagagatatagtactaaaacactttagtgtctcccttgatcctaggtcctggcagagttgtgcagactcaggacaacggagctttggaggaatacgcagatttaaagaggagtccgtaatttgctttctaatgatcatgatcttttcctcaaagaagttcatgaatttattactgctgaagtgaaagcagtctttggtagcgggccgtgtcattgacactgtattgtcctcaaagcgcgcaaagaagttgtttaatttgtctgggagtaagacgtcgatgtccgcgacgggctgattttctttttgtagtccgtgattgtctgtagaccctgccacatacgtctcgtgtttgagctgttgaattgcgactctactttgtctctatactgacgctttgcttgcttgattgccttgcggagggaataactacactgtttgtattcggtcatgtttccagtcaccttgccatgattaaatgtggtggttcacaTAAGGGGGGgggtatacacggctgtgactatgatcaaagagaattctctttggagAGAATGCGGTCGGCttttgattgtctccacccctccaggtgtcacttgttttccccagtgtatttattcctgtgtttcctgtctctctgtgccagttcatcttgtatgtccAATTCAACCATCGTGTTTTTCCCGTGTGCCTGCCTTTTTTATTCTCTTTTTGCTAGTCCTTCCGGTTTTGGCCCTTGCctctttctggactctgtaccgacctgcctgaccattctgcctgccttgatctagagcctgcctgccactctgtacctcctggactctgaactggttttgaccttttgtctgtccacgaccattctcttgcctacccctatTTGGATCAATAAACatctaagactccaaccatctgcctcctgtgtctgcatctgggtctcgccttgtgccctgatAGTTTCAGTTGcttgctgcagcaaactgaaaagaggagcgacccagggatatgtgtgctttggggacctttaattaGTGTGGTATTTAATCTCGCCCTACCAGTttggttttgtgcgggattgtttgtgtaCCTGTTGTTGGTTTGGGTTGCGTTTTATTTTTTTCTGTTAGACAGGTGTATTTTCTGGACTGTGTTCCGGATTATTTAGTAGGCTGCTGTTGTGGTCCTGTGCCTGTTCTATGGATGGACTCTTTAATAAACGCCTTCTCTATATTAttactctcctgcacctgacttcacacCCACCTCTCATAGGGAGAGGTTGACAATTCATAAACAACTCAACTCATTCACTGGGTACATCTTCAAAATAAAAATGAACCACCCTCCCATAGGTCAAGGTGGCCTAGGTAATTATCGCTGAATTACCTCtacaagtaaaaaataaatagtatTCACTAATGGTCGCACGCATTACAACACAAAATAAAATTAGATGATTAACGCTGAACCACCTCTTCAAAACCAAAATAACTAGTATTGGGTAATTGTTGCTGAATTACctctacaaaataaaaaatagatgATTATTATCTCTGAACCACCTCTCCAAAATAAAATAACTAGTATTCAGTAATGGTCTCCCGCATTACAACCCGAAATAAAATAGAAGAGATGATTATTACAAAACCACCTCTCCAAAACCAAAATAACTAGTATTCAGTAATGGTTGCCCGCCTTACTACccgaaataaaaataaaaatcatcaATCATTCATTTCATCCATCATATATTGACATCATGCATTTCACCAATAGCCCGTTATGTAATTTCTCCAATCTAGAATTCGACTATGTCCTATTCaaagtgtatgtatatattttagAGTGAGTGAGGTGCCACTTACTTGTTAGAGGGAAACCACACCAGTGAATGCCAATTAATTACAGACTTAGATTAAACAGGTGTCTGCTTACCTTGTTTAATTTGGAGCTCTGGCACCATCGTGTGGAATCTCCTCCAACCGGGGTGGACACTCACTCCTGGCAAGCTCGCCAAATGTTGGGGTtcgttccttgttccttgtcaatcattggctcattggtgaaattatCATTCAGACAATATCTTTATTAAATTGGCTGGCTAGCTATCCTATAAACATACTGTGCATATCATCTTAAAGTTGATTGTTTTACACAATACCTTATAAGAACACACTGCCTGACTATGGTTGACCAAGTCCCTGACCAAAATGGTTGACCTTTGATACTGTCATAAGACCTTTCATGtacattctagtattctaattcctaattctattaaaaaactaaaatatatgCTTTAGGTGAGaataggcattggtctgaagccgaAAAATAAATGCCACCCATACTCTACCAAAGTTttacagcacacagctttgacctactacagtagctacactatatatacaaaagtatgtggacacccgttcaaattagtggattcggctatttcggcaacacacgttgctgacaggtgtataatatttaccacacagccatgcaatctccatagacaaacactggcagtagaatggcattagtttagagctcagtgactttcagcaTTGCACCGTCTGCCCTGTTAGATTTGCCCTGGTCAACTTTAAgtcctgttattgtgaagtggaaatgtctaggagcaacaacggctcagacgcAAAGTGTTAgaacacacaagctcacagaacgggaccgccgagtgctgaagtgcataaaaattgtctgtcctcggttgcaacactcacaaccgagtttcaaactgtctctggaagcaacgtcagcacaataactgttcgtcgggagcttcatgaaattggtttccatggccgagcagctgcacacaagcctaagatcacaatgcacACTGCCAATTGTCGGCTGGAGCGGTGTAAAgttcactgccattggactctggagcagtggaaacgcattctctggagtgacgaatcactcttcaccatctagcagtctgacggacaaatctgggtttggcagatgccaggagaatgctacctgccccaatgcatactgCCAACTGTTAAGTTTGTTGGAggaggggctgtttttcatggttcaggctaggcccagtgaagggaaattgtaacgctacagcataattacattctagacgattctgtgcttcaaatTTTATGGCAACACTTTGGGGAAGGCccgttcctgtttcagcatgacaatgcccacgtaaacaaagcgaggtcaatacagaaatggtttgtcgagattgatgtggaagaacttgactggcctgcacagagccctgacctcaaccccatcgaacacctttgggatgaattggaataccgactgcgagccaggcctaattgcccaacatcagtgctcgacctgactaatgctcttgtggctgaatggaagcaagtcctctcagcaatgtttcaacatctagtggaaagccttcccagtagagtggaggctattatagcagcaaaggggggaccaactccaagtTAATGCCTGTGATTTTGGAAtcagatgttcaacgagcaggtgtccacgtacttttggtcatgtagtgtatgttgggTAAagacccctttctgtgtttacAAACATTGTCGCATGAGGGCGATGCGCGCAAGTTGATGGCAGAACAAAGGGGAGATCTTATAGAACGGCAGCAAAAAAAAGCCTCTATTTACATGTTGCTTATGagtacatttcacactacttttggattataattggattttaaggctcgtatgaatatcttgcttaatataatgttttgtcatcatcgcaaatcaactgcattatacttaaaaaacacttcaaccagtaaaattaCTCTTTGGCTAACTTTTGCTCCAGACTATATCAATTAGTGTTAGTATTCTAACTAACAACTGCTGCATCCAAGTGAGTTATTGTACAAAGATCACAACGAATGTTCAAGTAAGAATCAAAACATAATTGTAAGTGTATGAGAACCCCAAAAAGGtttttgtttagaagtaataaaaacATAAATCTAGGCTATGTTGAATGTGTGTGACGTCACTGTGTCATGTACTCAAAAAGGGTCTATTGTACTTCAGACTATGTttaggcaggttgcttaggattcaaaccttctcaaacagcccaATTCATACTTCACCCCtttttgttgttgacaggtgtgtTGTGAAGCTCCAATCTAGTTGATTTGCGAATTTAGAGGTTGGTGTCATATTGGTGTCATAAAGATTAAATAACTAAATATTGGCTTAGTTATGGTGATAGGGGGATTTGAATTTAACACTGAGCTTCATCCAATCCCTATAATAGACGTGACTATCATCATTTCTATAATGGTCACAGCACAGATCATGATACAGGATGTGAAATACTTGATCACAAGTACATTGTTTGAAGGAAATTGAATTGCAATGCATATGATAAAATGTTTGAGTTAATCATGTGGTTTTAGTGCTACTAACTGAGTGTGAGTAATAGCCCTGACTAAAGTTAACATGGCGGAATGGTACGGTAACAATCTTACAAGATTCTTTACTGATTTCAAGAGATTTCACCCTTAGCTTCTGAAAACCTTTGAGTTTGGCAATGTGGAAAACATAGTCAAAATACATATTCTCAAAGACATTACACTTTAGTGGGTTAACCCTCACCGGAATAGTTAAATCACCCCACCATCAGTCAGAGACAAAATATGGGAAGTACtgatagcaaaaataaagaaatcacGTTATATGTGAAATGGGAAGTGTGAGCAGGATGGTAATATTTCCTTTATATGTCAATGTCTCTGAAGGAGAGTGGTTATCTGACATGAGAAAGAAAGATTCAACTATGCAAGTAAGTGATTTGGCTTTTAGACATTAAACGTGTCATAGGAAATGCTAACATTCTAGTGATAATAAAATAATTCTTATTCCCTCAGGTCCAGCACAAAGAGGAGGGGATGCGGATTGAAAGATTAACATGGCCTTTTCTTATTCATTTCATTTGGCTTGGAGGTAGGATACAAATGTAGATGTATACAGtaaaaaatattgtatttatttattaaattacacacaacaaaatacaaaacaatggCATGGGAGTTAAAAAGACGAGCGAAAGGTAGCGAGTAGCGAAAGGTGCATGGGTATTACTAACCTTGAGGGGCTAGTAATGCACCTCCCCCTTTCAAATATTAATagaacaaaatgaacaaaaaaaattgcCTCTTGATTTGTTCAAATCAACCCGTGACCAGCCCAAGGAAGATCAGTGATTATATTTATTATACTCACATTCCTTGACGTGTCCAACACCTCTGACTAACATTTCCCCCCTGCTATTTGAGTGATGGGAGTTGATGCCTCGTCATGGACTGCTGAAGTGCCCAGCTCAGTATCCGGCATGCAGGGCTCATGTATCGTGATTCCCTGCTCATTCAACTACCCAGAACCTGAGGAGAAGCCCTCCAAATTCACTGGCATCTGGATCAAAGACACCCATGATACTATATACCACCCAGACAGCTCCAACATCATCAAAGACTACAGGGGTCGTACAGAGCTGGTGGGAGATCTCCGGCAGAAGAACTGCTCTCTCAGAATCGACCCCCTCCATCACAGTGACAAAGGACCCTTTCATTTCAGGGTTGAAATCAAAGACCAAAACAAGTATTCCTACATACATGACACAGTCTCCATTGCAGTGAGCAGTAAGTTCCCAGGGGAAAAATTGACAAGGAGAATTTCAAATGTTGTATTATAGTATCCCATTATTTACCCAAATGATAGCTATAGCTTATTGTAGATTTAAAATTATATTACTGAAAGGACAGAACCAAGAAGTAGTGGAGGCACACCTCAAGAGAACTGCAATAACTGTTCTCTTCTCTTTGCTGATTTCAGGCTCTCCagaccccccctctctgtcagtgagggaggaggtgaagttggGGGTGGAGCTGTCTGCCTCCTGCTCTGTGTTTCACTCCTGCCCATCTgattcccctctcctcacctggaGCCACTCCGGAACACCCAGTGTCCAATCACAACAGCTGACCAACGGCCAGTGGAAAGTGACATCATCCCTGACCTTTACCCCCAGCATCACTGATCACAACCAGTCTCTGGTCTGCACAGCAGAACACAGGGGAGGGAAGACAGTGAAAATGTCCAAAACTCTCAATGTCAAATGTAAGTGGACCACACCTGTGTGTTAATAACACTGGAAGCTTTACACTTTCACTTCTGTGAAAACAGAATGCTTCTGTGCATATGACAAAACTGAAAGAAGAAATTAAATGTAACTTCTTTGAAAAGGAAACATGCACTTTGTCCAGAGTCTGGATTGGGCATACTTCCCTTGTAAATTTGAAATAGATTTAGCATGTGATTGATACACTGAATCTGTCGTAAGATGTTTTTACATAGTAATATCATTCTTGCTAATGTTGTTATTCATAGATGCCCCAGTGGATGTGAAGGTGGAAGGAGTGTCCAGTGTGAAGGAAGGAGACTCTGTAGAGCTGAGATGCTCCAGTGACAGTAACCCTGCTGCCCACAGCTACCGTTGGCACAACAACAGAGAACCTCTGCCCACCACTGGACCTACCGTCACACTGGAGAATGTGACCAGACTCACTGAAGCCCTCTACTGCACTGCCATCAACACAGAGGGACAAGGCCACTCCAGCTCACTGAAGCTCAATGTAGAGTGTAAGTAGATGCcaccattcaaatcaaatcaaattttattggtcacatacacatggttagcagatgttaatgcgagtgtagcgaaatgcttgtgcttctagttctgaccaagcagtgatatctaacaagtaatctaacaatttcacaacaactaccttttacacacaagtgtaaaggaatgaataagaatatgtacatagaaatatatggatgagcgatggccgaacagcataggcaagatgcagtagatggtatagagtacagtatatacaaatgagatgagtaatgtagggtatgtaaacattatataaagtggcattgtttaaagtgactagtgatacatttattacatccaatttttaattattaaagtggctagagatttgagttaATAAGTTGCATGTCCTTTctgtgtatataatattaagaCAATACTCTTCAGGATGAAGCACTACATGTTCAGTTAAAACCAAACTGTTTATCATTCTCATCCCAGACCCCCCTGAGATCAAAGTGGGCTCCGCCTGCACTTCAGACACCTCCAGGGTAACCTGTCTGTGCATTGTGGATTCGGAGCCCCCCGGCACCGTGGAGTGGTCTCTTCCAGCTGGACCCCTGCCCACCCTACCCAGTACCAGAGTGGAGAGGCATGGGTCAGTTACCATGGTGACCCTACAGAGGGCACTAGGCTTCTCCGAGACCATCCACTGCCATGCCAGCAACACACAGGGCAATGCCACCTTGTCCTTCACTGTGTCCACAAATGGTAAGGGAAACTGTGGGGGAAGTGCATCATAAATGAAgtattacatacagtattaacataATAAAGGATATTATTGGTACattaataaaacaaatgtatttgtttttggACAGATAAGATGTTGATGCTGTACGTTTTAATTGGTATTGCTGCATTAGTGGTGGTAGTAATACTAATTACCATGTCAGCTTGCCTATTGAACAAGAAGGGGTAAGTTACTATTTTATTTCTTTTTGGAAGGAGTTATAtatatttgtgtttgtttgttctgTTTTGATAACTTCACATTATTTTTCTCAACAGTAGTAGGAGTCGTAGTGACCAGCCAGTAACCAGTATGCAGGACGTGGATACAGCCAAGGGTGCTTTTTCACATCCCTCACCATCAAGGTATTTTTCTACAGGCTGTTCTGTGATCATAATGTATACATCCTGCTGAGTTGTTAAAGCCCATTAGCCTACATTCACTCTTGTTGTGTCTTATCAAATGACGGGAATGCACCTGAGAGTGGTCCTAACTCTATCCACAGGAAAGAGCAGAAAGACCCCAGCAGTGGAATCCACACAAACTACTACACCAATGATCACCTATATGGAA includes the following:
- the LOC106578340 gene encoding B-cell receptor CD22, giving the protein MGSVSRMVIFPLYVNVSEGEWLSDMRKKDSTMQVQHKEEGMRIERLTWPFLIHFIWLGVMGVDASSWTAEVPSSVSGMQGSCIVIPCSFNYPEPEEKPSKFTGIWIKDTHDTIYHPDSSNIIKDYRGRTELVGDLRQKNCSLRIDPLHHSDKGPFHFRVEIKDQNKYSYIHDTVSIAVSSSPDPPSLSVREEVKLGVELSASCSVFHSCPSDSPLLTWSHSGTPSVQSQQLTNGQWKVTSSLTFTPSITDHNQSLVCTAEHRGGKTVKMSKTLNVKYAPVDVKVEGVSSVKEGDSVELRCSSDSNPAAHSYRWHNNREPLPTTGPTVTLENVTRLTEALYCTAINTEGQGHSSSLKLNVEYPPEIKVGSACTSDTSRVTCLCIVDSEPPGTVEWSLPAGPLPTLPSTRVERHGSVTMVTLQRALGFSETIHCHASNTQGNATLSFTVSTNDKMLMLYVLIGIAALVVVVILITMSACLLNKKGSRSRSDQPVTSMQDVDTAKGAFSHPSPSRKEQKDPSSGIHTNYYTNDHLYGNMEAEEDGDPYECVGGDDAVYANV